A DNA window from Gemmatimonadaceae bacterium contains the following coding sequences:
- a CDS encoding SusC/RagA family TonB-linked outer membrane protein codes for MFVGARWLLAAVTAVGLLSAQQVSAQGSTGRITGRVVETSSQGPLANVQVLVVGTTVGAHTRPDGGYVLVGVPVGTQKIRLSRIGYAAKEVSVSVQPDQSATVDVSLDALAAQLAAVVTTGYGTREARDRTGVVETVTEKTFNTGRVINPAQLIQAKVPGVQVVDNNEPGGGMAIRIRGGTSINASNEPLFVIDGVPLQIGGGVSSGRNPLNFINPGDIESISVLKDASATAIYGSRGANGVVIVTTKRGSIGTQVTYGSSYSSSSIIKNLDMMSAAQYRAAMQQFAPGNVSRLGSANTNWLDAIERTAGGQEQNMAVSGGKDAMRYRLSLNYLNQDGVLQGTTARRIASNFNYSDRLFNDQLEVKTSLKASKNDDFYTPGGVLGNATAMNPTQPIKNANGTYFQWSDPLGANNPLSDLGLVTERGNVFRTIGNVETRYRIPHVEGLSVTARAGYDFTQSTRTYFSPATAQTDIESSRGGRFDQNNPRQVNTVFETFANYARHYDAYKSDVDFTTGYTYEQSNGYYPSMFAQKLSTSLLGINGIPGAETYGNFLDVQDAKLISGFARLNYTLNDKYLFTGGVRRDGSSRFGPGNQWGVFPSAAFAWRVIDEPFLKDKTPLSDLKLRYSWGVNGNQAFGNYLFVSTYGTSNGQALVQFGNSFINMIRPSAVDPAIKWEQTTSNNIGADFGLFSNRITGSAEYYVKNTKDLIFRVPVPAGTNLSNFVTTNIGSLQNKGWELGLTGKVFEAAKQGAFSWDANLNLSSNTNKVVKISGAGSDAILTGGIAGGVGNTVQVLKPGYPVNSFYVYRTKKGANGQPVTGNVADKDMYVDQNGDGNINFDDRVVYKNPAPRLIIGHTSNMAWKRFDLSLTARAYLGNYVYNNISSNLGNYQVLSGNAPANVHASATKYNFTKPQYWSDVYVEEASFLRLDNITLGYTFKQVGGLNNLRAFGTVQNAFTSTKYSGIDPLAGVNGIDNNIYPLSRTITVGLNVGF; via the coding sequence ATGTTCGTTGGCGCCCGTTGGCTACTCGCCGCGGTGACCGCCGTCGGACTGCTTAGCGCCCAGCAGGTCTCGGCGCAGGGCAGCACCGGCCGCATCACCGGTCGCGTCGTCGAAACATCATCGCAGGGCCCCCTGGCCAATGTGCAGGTGCTCGTGGTCGGTACGACCGTCGGCGCCCACACCCGGCCGGACGGTGGCTACGTGCTCGTCGGCGTTCCCGTCGGCACGCAGAAGATCCGCCTCAGCCGCATCGGCTACGCCGCCAAGGAAGTCTCGGTGAGCGTGCAGCCCGACCAGTCGGCCACGGTCGACGTCTCCCTCGACGCCCTCGCCGCGCAGCTCGCGGCCGTCGTGACGACCGGCTACGGCACGCGCGAAGCCCGTGATCGTACGGGCGTCGTCGAAACCGTCACCGAGAAGACCTTCAACACCGGTCGCGTCATCAACCCGGCCCAGCTCATTCAGGCCAAGGTCCCCGGTGTGCAGGTCGTCGACAACAACGAGCCGGGCGGTGGCATGGCCATCCGCATCCGCGGCGGCACGTCCATCAACGCCTCCAACGAGCCGCTCTTCGTCATCGACGGGGTGCCGCTCCAGATCGGCGGTGGCGTGTCGTCGGGCCGTAACCCGCTCAACTTCATCAACCCGGGCGACATCGAGAGCATCTCGGTGCTCAAGGACGCCTCGGCCACGGCCATCTACGGCTCGCGCGGCGCCAACGGTGTCGTCATCGTCACCACCAAGCGCGGCTCGATCGGCACGCAGGTGACCTACGGCTCGTCGTACTCGAGCTCGTCGATCATCAAGAACCTCGACATGATGTCGGCGGCGCAGTATCGCGCGGCGATGCAGCAGTTCGCGCCGGGCAATGTGAGCCGCCTCGGCTCGGCCAACACCAACTGGCTCGACGCCATCGAGCGCACGGCCGGTGGGCAGGAACAGAACATGGCGGTGTCGGGCGGCAAGGACGCCATGCGCTACCGGCTGTCGCTCAACTACCTGAACCAGGACGGCGTGCTGCAGGGCACCACGGCCCGCCGTATCGCCTCGAACTTCAACTACAGCGATCGTCTCTTCAACGATCAGCTCGAAGTGAAGACGAGCCTCAAGGCGTCGAAGAACGACGACTTCTACACGCCGGGTGGCGTGCTGGGCAATGCGACGGCCATGAACCCGACGCAGCCGATCAAGAACGCCAACGGTACGTACTTCCAATGGTCGGATCCGCTCGGCGCGAACAACCCGCTCAGCGATCTCGGCCTGGTGACGGAGCGCGGCAACGTGTTCCGCACGATTGGCAACGTCGAGACGCGCTATCGCATCCCGCACGTCGAAGGACTCTCGGTCACGGCGCGCGCCGGCTACGACTTCACGCAGTCCACGCGCACGTACTTCTCGCCCGCCACCGCGCAGACCGACATCGAGTCGAGCCGCGGCGGCCGCTTCGACCAGAACAACCCGCGCCAGGTCAATACGGTCTTCGAAACGTTCGCCAACTACGCGCGCCACTATGACGCGTACAAGAGCGACGTCGACTTCACGACCGGTTACACCTACGAGCAGTCGAACGGCTACTACCCGTCGATGTTCGCCCAGAAGCTCTCGACGAGCCTCCTCGGCATCAACGGCATCCCGGGCGCCGAGACGTACGGCAACTTCCTGGACGTGCAGGACGCCAAGCTGATTTCCGGCTTCGCCCGCCTGAACTACACGCTGAACGACAAGTACCTCTTCACCGGCGGTGTCCGTCGTGACGGATCGTCGCGCTTCGGCCCCGGCAACCAGTGGGGTGTGTTCCCGTCGGCCGCGTTCGCGTGGCGCGTCATCGACGAGCCGTTCCTCAAGGACAAGACGCCGCTGTCGGACCTCAAGCTCCGCTACAGCTGGGGTGTGAACGGTAACCAGGCGTTCGGCAACTACCTCTTCGTGTCCACCTACGGCACGTCGAATGGCCAGGCGCTCGTCCAGTTCGGCAACTCGTTCATCAACATGATCCGTCCGAGCGCCGTTGACCCCGCCATCAAGTGGGAGCAGACGACCTCGAACAACATCGGCGCGGACTTCGGCCTCTTCTCGAACCGCATCACGGGGTCGGCCGAGTATTACGTCAAGAACACGAAGGACCTGATCTTCAGAGTCCCGGTTCCGGCCGGTACGAACCTCTCGAACTTCGTCACGACCAACATCGGCAGCCTGCAGAACAAGGGCTGGGAACTCGGGCTGACGGGCAAGGTGTTCGAGGCGGCGAAGCAGGGCGCCTTCAGCTGGGACGCGAACCTGAACCTTTCCAGCAACACGAACAAGGTCGTGAAGATCAGCGGCGCCGGTTCCGACGCCATTCTCACTGGCGGAATCGCTGGCGGCGTGGGCAACACGGTGCAGGTGCTCAAGCCGGGCTACCCGGTGAACTCCTTCTACGTGTACCGCACGAAGAAGGGCGCCAACGGCCAGCCGGTGACCGGCAACGTGGCCGACAAGGACATGTACGTCGACCAGAACGGCGACGGGAATATCAATTTCGATGATCGCGTCGTCTATAAGAACCCGGCGCCGCGGCTCATCATTGGACACACGTCCAACATGGCCTGGAAGCGCTTCGACCTGTCCCTGACGGCGCGCGCCTACCTCGGCAATTACGTGTACAACAACATCTCGTCCAACCTGGGTAACTATCAGGTGCTGAGCGGCAACGCGCCGGCGAACGTCCATGCCAGCGCGACGAAGTACAACTTCACCAAGCCGCAGTACTGGTCGGATGTGTACGTTGAAGAGGCCTCGTTCCTCCGCCTCGACAACATCACCCTGGGCTACACGTTCAAGCAGGTCGGCGGGCTCAACAACCTCCGCGCCTTCGGCACGGTCCAGAACGCGTTCACGAGCACGAAGTACTCGGGCATCGACCCGCTGGCGGGTGTGAATGGGATCGACAACAACATCTATCCGTTGTCGCGCACCATTACCGTCGGTCTCAACGTCGGCTTCTAA
- a CDS encoding alpha-amylase family protein, with product MDRLVRSLAPGRALRQQTSAVAMFAAALFAVGCTHGGADITPPPITTPLERPTLPQTYRPTGRAAAGDVFVQLFEWRWADIATECTQRLGPAGYKAVQVSPPQEHVLATNSPWWQRYQAVSYKLDRSRSGTRAEFVSMVQACKSAGVDIYVDAIVNHMSGTNAGTGSAGTAFTKYEYPGLYTSGDFHPPCGVSNYSDAANVQDCELLGLADLKTGSPTVRAKIAGYLMELLRLGVAGFRIDAAKHIQPVELDSIIGLVNRTAATEGLPLPYVYHEVIDYGGDAVAARDYFGVGYNTGGASDVSEFKYRGIGDKFINLGSQKVGDLAQFSPNAWALMASDKAVSFIENHDTQRDGAPISYRDGAVLRLAYVWLLGYPYGYPTVMSSYAFDRTSQFGRDRGPPSSGTGETNALSCAPSWDAAVIGTHWICEHRDPTIVAMVGVRKRLAGSDANTPWTNGGNAVAFSRGTQGFVLINREAATLTASVPTNLPAGTYCDVLTGGVSAGRCVGTSVVVSGGTAAVTAPALSAIVLHTGARL from the coding sequence ATGGATCGCTTGGTCCGGAGCCTTGCTCCGGGCCGGGCGCTCCGGCAGCAGACGAGCGCGGTCGCGATGTTCGCGGCTGCGCTTTTCGCTGTCGGGTGCACCCACGGCGGCGCGGATATCACGCCCCCGCCGATCACCACGCCACTCGAGCGCCCCACGCTTCCGCAGACCTATCGGCCCACGGGTCGGGCGGCGGCCGGCGACGTGTTCGTGCAGCTCTTCGAATGGCGGTGGGCTGACATCGCCACCGAATGCACCCAGCGCCTGGGGCCGGCCGGCTACAAGGCGGTGCAGGTCTCGCCGCCGCAGGAGCACGTGCTGGCCACCAACTCCCCCTGGTGGCAGCGCTACCAGGCGGTGAGCTACAAGCTCGATCGCAGCCGCTCGGGGACGCGCGCCGAGTTCGTGAGCATGGTGCAAGCGTGCAAGAGCGCGGGCGTAGACATCTACGTCGATGCCATCGTCAATCACATGTCGGGCACGAACGCCGGGACCGGCAGCGCCGGGACGGCGTTCACCAAGTACGAGTATCCCGGGCTCTACACGAGCGGCGACTTCCACCCGCCGTGCGGCGTCAGCAACTACAGCGACGCGGCCAATGTGCAGGATTGTGAGTTGCTCGGTCTCGCCGATCTCAAGACGGGATCCCCCACGGTGCGCGCCAAGATCGCGGGGTATCTGATGGAGCTGCTGCGCTTGGGGGTGGCGGGTTTTCGCATCGATGCGGCCAAGCACATCCAGCCCGTGGAGCTCGACTCCATCATCGGCTTGGTGAACCGCACGGCGGCCACGGAAGGCTTGCCGCTGCCGTACGTCTATCACGAGGTGATCGACTACGGCGGTGATGCGGTCGCGGCGCGCGACTACTTCGGGGTGGGCTACAACACCGGCGGTGCCAGCGATGTGAGTGAGTTCAAGTATCGCGGCATCGGCGACAAGTTCATCAATCTGGGGTCGCAGAAGGTCGGCGATCTGGCGCAGTTCTCGCCCAACGCGTGGGCGTTGATGGCAAGTGACAAGGCGGTCTCGTTCATCGAGAACCACGATACTCAGCGTGACGGCGCGCCCATCTCCTATCGCGATGGGGCGGTGTTGCGGCTCGCGTACGTGTGGCTGCTCGGTTACCCGTACGGCTATCCCACGGTGATGTCGAGCTATGCCTTCGACCGCACGTCGCAGTTCGGTCGTGATCGTGGTCCACCGTCCAGCGGCACGGGCGAGACCAATGCGCTGAGCTGCGCGCCGAGCTGGGATGCCGCCGTGATCGGCACGCACTGGATCTGCGAGCATCGCGATCCGACCATCGTGGCGATGGTGGGCGTCCGCAAGCGGCTCGCAGGGTCGGATGCGAACACCCCGTGGACGAACGGCGGCAACGCCGTGGCGTTCTCCCGCGGGACGCAGGGCTTCGTGCTCATCAATCGTGAGGCCGCGACGCTCACCGCCAGCGTGCCGACGAACCTGCCGGCGGGGACGTACTGCGATGTGCTCACCGGTGGCGTGAGTGCGGGTCGCTGTGTGGGCACGAGTGTGGTCGTGAGCGGCGGAACGGCGGCCGTGACGGCCCCGGCCCTCTCGGCCATCGTGCTGCACACCGGCGCCCGGCTCTAG
- a CDS encoding RagB/SusD family nutrient uptake outer membrane protein: MTINARKLLMATAVLFALGACTDVTTEPKSSVTSANIFTDPAAYKQFLAKIYGGLTLSGQSGPAGSGDIAGLDEGFSQYVRLWWQMEELPTDEAVIAWNDGPLQELNTQIWGSSNSFLGSMYYRIYFQVAMANEFLRETSDAKLAARGQTSLAATVKQYRAEARFLRALSYWHAIDLFGDVPLVTDADAIGKTAPAQAKRADVFTYVVNELNAIRADLPAAGAAEYGRVDQGGVAMLLAKLYLNSAVYTGTARYTEARTEAEKVIAGSYRLDNNFRRIFSADNHTSPEMIFPIPQDGKKTQSYGGTTFLTHASVGNQMNAGDYGLDGGWWGLRAKPEAVALFPAGGEDKRNNFFFRSGQSLSIDNMTDFTQGIAAPKYTNAKSTGGVGSDFGFADTDYPMFRLGDAYLIYAEAVLRGGGGTRTQALDYINQLRTRAYGNTSGNITDAQMTLDFILDERGRELFWEGTRRTDLIRFGKFTTTGVWAWKGGVKAGKTTEAFRALYPLPASELIANPNLKQNTGY; encoded by the coding sequence ATGACGATTAACGCTCGCAAGCTGCTCATGGCCACCGCGGTGCTCTTCGCCCTCGGGGCGTGCACCGACGTGACCACCGAGCCCAAGAGCTCGGTCACCAGTGCGAACATCTTCACGGATCCGGCGGCGTACAAGCAGTTCCTCGCCAAGATCTATGGTGGCCTGACGCTCTCCGGTCAGTCCGGCCCCGCGGGGAGCGGGGACATTGCCGGTCTCGACGAAGGCTTCTCCCAGTACGTCCGCCTCTGGTGGCAGATGGAGGAGCTCCCCACCGATGAAGCGGTCATCGCGTGGAACGACGGTCCGCTCCAGGAGCTGAACACGCAGATCTGGGGCTCGTCGAACTCGTTCCTGGGCTCGATGTACTATCGCATCTACTTCCAGGTGGCGATGGCCAACGAGTTCCTGCGTGAGACGAGCGACGCGAAGCTGGCCGCCCGCGGCCAGACGTCGCTCGCCGCGACGGTCAAGCAGTACCGGGCCGAGGCGCGCTTCCTGCGCGCCCTCAGCTACTGGCACGCGATCGACCTCTTCGGCGATGTGCCGCTCGTGACCGACGCCGACGCCATTGGCAAGACGGCGCCGGCCCAGGCCAAGCGCGCCGACGTCTTCACGTATGTCGTGAACGAGCTCAACGCCATCCGCGCCGATCTCCCGGCCGCCGGGGCGGCCGAGTACGGCCGCGTCGACCAGGGTGGTGTGGCGATGCTGCTGGCCAAGCTCTACCTCAACTCCGCGGTGTACACGGGCACGGCCCGCTACACGGAAGCGCGGACGGAGGCGGAGAAGGTCATCGCGGGCTCGTACCGCCTCGACAACAACTTCCGCCGCATCTTCTCGGCCGACAACCACACGTCGCCTGAGATGATCTTCCCGATCCCGCAGGACGGGAAGAAGACGCAGAGTTACGGCGGCACCACCTTCCTCACGCACGCGTCGGTCGGCAATCAGATGAACGCCGGCGACTATGGGCTGGATGGTGGCTGGTGGGGCCTGCGCGCGAAGCCGGAAGCGGTCGCCCTCTTCCCGGCCGGCGGCGAAGACAAGCGCAACAACTTCTTCTTCCGCTCGGGTCAGTCGCTGTCGATCGACAACATGACTGACTTCACGCAGGGCATCGCGGCGCCCAAGTACACCAACGCCAAGTCCACGGGTGGCGTCGGATCGGATTTCGGCTTCGCCGACACCGACTACCCGATGTTCCGTCTCGGCGATGCGTACCTGATCTACGCCGAAGCCGTGCTGCGTGGTGGCGGTGGCACGCGGACGCAGGCGCTGGACTACATCAACCAGCTCCGCACGCGCGCCTACGGCAACACGTCGGGGAACATCACCGACGCGCAGATGACGCTCGACTTCATCCTCGACGAGCGTGGCCGTGAGCTCTTCTGGGAAGGCACCCGCCGCACGGACCTGATCCGCTTCGGCAAGTTCACCACGACGGGCGTCTGGGCGTGGAAGGGCGGCGTGAAGGCGGGCAAGACCACGGAAGCCTTCCGTGCGCTCTATCCGCTGCCGGCGTCGGAGCTCATCGCGAACCCGAATCTCAAGCAGAACACGGGGTACTGA
- a CDS encoding nuclear transport factor 2 family protein — protein sequence MTRFSFGMACVVVSAACAPTHAPSRPAGTSPQSVADAVLAADRRFAATTAPLPQAIGALLSDGALMPAPRGEILAGRERIVAALAATPDSTARPHWTPIEVGVAADAAHAFTVGFLMTTRADGSRAAFKYLTFWTLTGSGWRAAAWRRRPMDWVPIDSTALPPLLPPRVVAPFSTAAIRAQQVQELRAAEAEFSALANQVGVGAAFAQRGTPASLNVGLPSDGRFVRGADAIARVVAGGQPLDAPSTITWSADTAIVATSNDLGITFGVIRPKNAPGATGSSFFTIWRKVDGAWRYFAE from the coding sequence ATGACCCGTTTTTCGTTCGGGATGGCGTGCGTGGTGGTGAGTGCCGCGTGTGCGCCCACGCATGCGCCTAGCCGTCCCGCCGGCACGTCGCCACAGTCCGTTGCCGACGCCGTGCTCGCGGCGGATCGCCGATTTGCGGCGACCACCGCCCCGCTGCCGCAGGCGATCGGCGCGCTGCTCAGCGATGGCGCACTGATGCCCGCGCCGCGCGGCGAAATCCTCGCCGGCCGCGAGCGCATCGTGGCGGCGCTCGCCGCCACGCCAGACAGCACGGCGCGCCCGCACTGGACGCCCATCGAGGTCGGTGTGGCCGCCGACGCGGCGCACGCCTTCACCGTTGGCTTTCTGATGACCACGCGGGCCGACGGATCACGTGCCGCGTTCAAGTACCTCACCTTCTGGACGCTGACCGGGAGTGGCTGGCGCGCCGCCGCGTGGCGTCGCCGCCCCATGGATTGGGTCCCGATCGACTCCACGGCGTTGCCGCCATTGTTGCCGCCGCGCGTGGTGGCGCCCTTCAGCACGGCCGCGATTCGTGCGCAACAGGTGCAGGAACTCCGCGCCGCCGAAGCCGAGTTCTCGGCGCTCGCCAATCAGGTCGGTGTGGGCGCCGCCTTTGCGCAGCGCGGAACACCCGCATCGCTCAATGTGGGGCTGCCGAGTGATGGCCGGTTCGTCCGTGGGGCCGATGCGATCGCGCGCGTGGTGGCGGGCGGGCAGCCGCTCGACGCTCCCAGCACGATCACCTGGAGCGCCGATACGGCGATCGTCGCGACGAGTAATGATCTTGGTATCACGTTCGGCGTGATCCGCCCCAAGAACGCACCGGGGGCCACGGGTTCGTCGTTCTTCACGATCTGGCGCAAGGTTGATGGCGCGTGGCGGTATTTCGCCGAGTGA
- a CDS encoding MFS transporter, with amino-acid sequence MNTTTRDPGPGNFWAIWNMSFGFLGIQFGWGLQMANMSAIYEYLGAKPDQIPMLWLAAPLTGLLVQPVIGHLSDRTWSPRFGRRRPFFMIGAILSSLALLIMPQVSALWMAAGLLWVLDASINVSMEPFRAFVADLLPPEGRTRGFAMQSLFIGLGASIANALPWMLTNWFGVAPSAPGTIPQAVRLSFMVGSAAFFGAVLYTVLTTKEKPPEDMAAFEREKAQSAGLAAGAREILAAIREMPVTMRQLALVQICTWLGLFCMWLYFGPAVAVNVFGAPDAQSPLYQEGVAYAGLCFAAYSVVCFFFSFFLPPIAKLRGAKVTHALCLSAGAIGLMSVSVIHTPWLLMLSMVGVGIAWASTLSMPYSMLANALPAGKTGVYMGIFNFFIVLPEIVASLGFGWVMNNVLDNNRLAAVVAGGAFMALAALLVLRVKQPETR; translated from the coding sequence GTGAACACCACCACGCGCGACCCCGGGCCCGGAAACTTCTGGGCCATCTGGAACATGAGCTTCGGTTTCCTCGGCATTCAGTTCGGCTGGGGGCTGCAGATGGCGAACATGAGTGCCATCTACGAGTATCTGGGAGCCAAGCCGGACCAGATCCCGATGCTCTGGCTGGCCGCGCCGCTGACGGGATTGCTCGTGCAGCCGGTGATCGGCCATCTGAGCGACCGTACCTGGTCGCCGCGTTTCGGTCGCCGCCGCCCGTTCTTCATGATCGGCGCGATCCTCAGTTCGCTGGCGCTGCTGATCATGCCGCAGGTGAGTGCGCTGTGGATGGCCGCCGGGCTGCTGTGGGTGCTCGACGCCTCGATCAACGTGTCGATGGAGCCGTTCCGCGCCTTCGTGGCCGACCTGCTTCCGCCGGAAGGGCGGACGCGGGGATTCGCGATGCAGTCGCTGTTCATCGGTCTAGGCGCCTCCATTGCGAATGCGCTGCCGTGGATGCTCACCAACTGGTTTGGCGTGGCGCCGAGCGCCCCGGGCACGATTCCGCAGGCAGTGCGGCTGTCGTTCATGGTGGGCTCGGCGGCGTTCTTCGGCGCGGTGCTCTATACGGTGCTGACGACCAAGGAAAAGCCGCCCGAGGATATGGCGGCCTTCGAACGTGAAAAGGCGCAGAGCGCCGGCTTGGCGGCCGGTGCGCGGGAGATTCTCGCCGCCATTCGCGAGATGCCGGTGACCATGCGCCAGCTGGCGTTGGTGCAGATCTGCACGTGGCTTGGCCTCTTCTGCATGTGGCTCTACTTCGGGCCGGCCGTGGCGGTGAACGTGTTCGGCGCCCCCGACGCGCAGTCGCCGCTCTATCAGGAAGGCGTCGCCTACGCCGGGCTCTGCTTCGCCGCCTACTCGGTGGTGTGCTTCTTCTTCTCGTTCTTCCTGCCGCCCATCGCCAAGCTGCGGGGCGCCAAGGTGACGCACGCGCTCTGCCTCTCGGCCGGTGCGATCGGCCTGATGTCGGTGAGCGTGATCCACACGCCGTGGCTGCTGATGCTGTCCATGGTCGGGGTGGGCATCGCGTGGGCGAGCACGCTCTCCATGCCGTATTCGATGCTGGCCAACGCGCTGCCGGCCGGCAAGACGGGCGTGTACATGGGGATCTTCAATTTCTTCATCGTCCTCCCCGAGATCGTCGCGTCGCTCGGCTTTGGCTGGGTGATGAACAACGTGCTCGACAACAACCGGCTCGCGGCCGTGGTGGCTGGCGGGGCCTTTATGGCACTCGCCGCGCTGCTGGTGCTGCGGGTGAAGCAACCTGAAACGAGATAG
- the malQ gene encoding 4-alpha-glucanotransferase: MKFPRAAGILLHPTSLPGAGGIGDFGPDAFRFIDWLAASGMKIWQVLPLGPTGYGDSPYQCFSAFAGNPLLIHVPGYSGDFPAHQVDFGHVIACKQQALARWLDTVPYDDAVRAFVQREAHWLPDYARFMALKQAHGGVAWTQWEAGAAQREPAAMARWDVELKAEIERIHKQQYVFFGQYGAIHRACQQRGIQLMGDVPIYVAHDSADVWANCNEFFLHADGTLKVQAGVPPDYFSETGQLWGNPLYDWERMHAEGYSWWIARMRAALQMFDVVRLDHFRGFEAYWEIPGDAPNAITGRWVKGPGAALFDALTSALGPLPIIAENLGLITPEVEQLREQFGYPGMSILQFAFDGQSSDFIPHRYIRERVVYTGTHDNDTTMGWWRSTGEGDSTRSADAVDREKAFAKRYLATDGSDMHWVLIRTALASVANTVLVPMQDVLGLGSEARMNLPGRQSGNWGFRFTWEQLTPHLTERLRELAVTYER, translated from the coding sequence ATGAAGTTCCCACGCGCTGCCGGCATCCTGCTGCATCCCACCTCGCTCCCCGGTGCCGGGGGCATCGGCGACTTCGGTCCCGACGCTTTTCGCTTCATCGACTGGCTCGCCGCGAGCGGCATGAAGATCTGGCAGGTGCTGCCGCTCGGGCCCACCGGCTACGGCGACTCGCCCTACCAGTGCTTCTCCGCGTTCGCCGGCAATCCGCTCCTCATTCACGTCCCGGGCTACAGCGGCGACTTCCCCGCCCACCAGGTGGATTTCGGCCACGTCATCGCCTGCAAGCAGCAGGCGCTGGCCCGCTGGCTCGATACCGTGCCGTACGACGACGCGGTGCGCGCGTTCGTCCAGCGCGAAGCCCACTGGCTCCCCGACTACGCGCGCTTCATGGCCCTCAAGCAGGCCCACGGTGGCGTGGCGTGGACCCAGTGGGAGGCGGGCGCCGCCCAGCGGGAGCCCGCCGCCATGGCCCGCTGGGATGTGGAGCTCAAGGCCGAGATCGAGCGCATCCACAAGCAGCAGTACGTGTTCTTCGGGCAGTACGGCGCCATTCATCGCGCCTGCCAGCAGCGCGGCATTCAGCTCATGGGCGATGTGCCCATCTACGTCGCGCACGACTCGGCCGACGTCTGGGCCAACTGCAACGAGTTCTTCCTGCACGCCGACGGGACGCTCAAGGTGCAGGCCGGTGTGCCGCCCGACTACTTCAGCGAAACCGGACAGCTCTGGGGCAATCCCCTTTATGACTGGGAGAGGATGCACGCCGAGGGCTACTCCTGGTGGATCGCCCGCATGCGGGCCGCCCTCCAGATGTTCGACGTCGTGCGCCTCGATCACTTCCGCGGCTTTGAGGCCTACTGGGAGATCCCCGGCGACGCGCCGAACGCCATCACCGGCCGCTGGGTGAAGGGACCGGGCGCAGCGCTCTTCGACGCGCTCACATCGGCGCTCGGCCCGCTGCCCATCATCGCCGAGAATCTGGGGCTCATCACCCCCGAGGTGGAGCAGCTGCGCGAGCAGTTCGGCTATCCCGGGATGAGCATCCTGCAGTTCGCGTTCGACGGCCAGTCGAGCGACTTCATTCCGCATCGCTACATTCGCGAGCGCGTGGTGTACACCGGCACGCACGACAACGACACCACCATGGGCTGGTGGCGCTCCACGGGCGAGGGCGACTCGACCCGCTCCGCCGATGCAGTTGACCGCGAGAAGGCGTTCGCCAAGCGCTATCTCGCCACCGACGGCAGCGACATGCACTGGGTATTGATCCGCACGGCGCTCGCCTCGGTGGCGAACACGGTGCTTGTACCGATGCAGGACGTGCTCGGCCTCGGGAGTGAGGCGCGCATGAACCTGCCTGGCCGCCAATCCGGCAACTGGGGGTTCCGTTTCACATGGGAGCAACTCACGCCCCACCTGACCGAGCGCCTGCGGGAGCTCGCGGTGACGTACGAACGGTGA